The DNA sequence GACCCGCGAGGGGGTCTCCGTCAACGCCTGGCTGGTGCGCGCCGCCGCGGCCGGGCTTGGGCACGGTGGGCGGCCGTCCGGCCGCACGTCGTCCCGGCAGAGCTACACCGGCTGGGTTCGCTAACCGCCCCACCAGCGCAAACACTCACCCGACACCCTTCGAGGGGACAGCCATGCCTTCTTACGCCACGCCCGAACCCATCACGCTCGACCTCGACGTCACCGCCGGCGGCGTCCTCATCGCGGCCACCGACCGGGACGACACGGTGGTCGAGGTCGCGCCCGCGGACCCGGACAACGGCAAGGACGTCGCCGCCGCCGAGGGCACCGCGGTGGACTTCGCCGGCGGCCGCCTCACGATCAGGACGCCCCGGTCACGCGGTGTCTTCGGCAGGACCGGCTCGGTCGACGTCGTGGTGCGGCTGCCCACCGGGTCGCACGTCGCCGCGCAGGGCTCGCTCACCGACTTCCGCGCCGAGGGCGCGTTGGGCGAGTGCCGCTTCAAGACCTCCGCCGGCCACATCCGGCTCCAGGACACCGCCGCGCTCAAGGCGACCACCTCGCACGGTGACGTCCTGGTCGAACGCATCACCGGCCGCGCCGAGCTGTCGACCGGCTCCGGTGAGCTGCGCGTCGACCGGCTCGACGGCTCCGGCACCGTGAAGAACTCCAACGGCCCCACCCGGATCGGTGAGGTCACCGGTGACGTGCGGGCCGGTGCCGCGAACGGGGACATCGTCGTCGGCCACGCCGCGGGCGACGTGCACGCCAAGACCGCCAACGGCCGCATCCGGGTCGAGGAGGCCGTGCGCGGTTCGGTGGTCATGGAGACCTCGGCCGGGCAGCTGGAGGTCGGCATCCGCGAGGGCACGGCCGCGTGGCTGGACGTGCGCTCGATCGCGGGCCGCGTGCGCAACGAGCTGACCGGCGCCGACGCACCCGGTGACGCCGAGGAGCGGGTCGAGGTGCGCGCCCGCACGTCCCTGGGCGACATCGTCATCCACCGCGCGTAACACACAAAACCATTGGGGGAGAAGGAAAATGTGGGACACCAACCCGCAGCAGCCCTGGCTGCGCGGAGAACGCCCCGAGCACGTCGTCGCGTACGACGAGCAGCTCGGCTTCTGGAACGTCCACGGCCACCAGGAGATCGTCGAGGTCCTGGGTGACTGGGGCCGCTACTCGTCCGACGTGACCCGGCTGTTCCCGCCGACCGAGGGGGCGCTGACCGAGGGCAACATCATCCAGCTCGACCCGCCGGAGCACCAGAAGCTGCGCCGCCTGGTCAGCCACGCGTTCACGCCGAAGGTCGTGGCCGACCTGGAGCACCGCATCACCGAGCTCACCGGCGAGCTGCTCGACGACGTCACCGGCGACGACTTCGAGCTGGTCCGCGACCTCGCCTACCCGCTGCCGGTGATCGTGATCGCCGAACTGCTCGGCGTGCCGAGCGGCGACCGCGACCTGTTCAAGGTGTGGGTGGACCGGATGTTCGAGAGCACCAACCAGTTCTCGCTCAAGGACGACGAGGCCAAGTTGCGGCAGGAGCTGCGCGACAGCGTCGAGGCCA is a window from the Saccharothrix saharensis genome containing:
- a CDS encoding DUF4097 family beta strand repeat-containing protein; the encoded protein is MPSYATPEPITLDLDVTAGGVLIAATDRDDTVVEVAPADPDNGKDVAAAEGTAVDFAGGRLTIRTPRSRGVFGRTGSVDVVVRLPTGSHVAAQGSLTDFRAEGALGECRFKTSAGHIRLQDTAALKATTSHGDVLVERITGRAELSTGSGELRVDRLDGSGTVKNSNGPTRIGEVTGDVRAGAANGDIVVGHAAGDVHAKTANGRIRVEEAVRGSVVMETSAGQLEVGIREGTAAWLDVRSIAGRVRNELTGADAPGDAEERVEVRARTSLGDIVIHRA